From a region of the Georgenia yuyongxinii genome:
- a CDS encoding DNA repair helicase XPB yields MPDGPLIVQSDKSLLLEVDHPRAIEARRAIAPFAELERAPEHVHTYRLTPLGLWNARAAGHDAEQVVSALIDFSRYPVPHSLLVDVAETMDRYGRLQLVQHPTHGLVLHALDTPVLEEVLRAKRVKGLLGERIDTENVVVHPSERGHLKQVLVKLGWPAEDLAGYVDGEAHAIDLDQDGWHLRPYQEEAVDTFWHGGSGVVVLPCGAGKTIVGAGAMARSKTTTLILVTNTVSARQWREELLRRTSLTEDEIGEYSGARKDVRPVTIATYQVLTTKRKGVYTHLELLDAHDWGLILYDEVHLLPAPIFRMTADLQARRRLGLTATLVREDGREDEVFSLIGPKRYDAPWKDIEAQGYIAPAECIEVRLTLPDRDRLVYATAEPEEKYRLAASASGKVRVVEQILAKHDGEQTLVIGQYLDQLEELAEDLGAPLITGQTSVTERQRLFDAFRRGEVSKLVVSKVANFSIDLPEASVAVQVSGSFGSRQEEAQRLGRLMRPKADGKTAHFYAVVARDTVDQEFAAHRQRFLAEQGYAYTIIDAEDLTRA; encoded by the coding sequence ATGCCCGACGGCCCCCTGATCGTCCAGTCCGACAAGTCCCTGCTCCTCGAGGTCGACCACCCCCGCGCCATCGAGGCCCGCCGCGCCATCGCCCCGTTCGCGGAGCTCGAGCGCGCCCCCGAGCACGTGCACACCTACCGCCTTACACCGCTCGGCCTGTGGAACGCCCGGGCCGCCGGGCACGACGCCGAGCAGGTGGTCTCCGCCCTCATCGACTTCTCCCGTTACCCCGTCCCGCACTCCCTGCTGGTCGACGTCGCCGAGACCATGGACCGCTACGGGCGCCTGCAGCTGGTCCAGCACCCCACCCACGGGCTGGTCCTGCACGCCCTGGACACCCCCGTCCTGGAGGAGGTGCTGCGCGCGAAGCGGGTCAAGGGGCTGCTGGGTGAGCGCATCGACACCGAGAACGTCGTGGTCCACCCCTCCGAGCGCGGCCACCTCAAGCAGGTGCTCGTCAAGCTCGGCTGGCCCGCGGAGGATCTGGCGGGCTACGTCGACGGTGAGGCGCACGCCATCGACCTCGACCAGGACGGCTGGCACCTGCGGCCCTACCAGGAGGAGGCCGTCGACACCTTCTGGCACGGCGGCTCCGGCGTCGTCGTGCTGCCCTGCGGGGCGGGCAAGACCATCGTCGGCGCCGGGGCGATGGCCCGGTCCAAGACCACCACCCTCATCCTCGTGACCAACACCGTCTCCGCGCGGCAGTGGCGCGAGGAGCTGCTCCGCCGCACCAGCCTGACCGAGGACGAGATCGGCGAGTACTCCGGCGCGCGCAAGGACGTCCGGCCGGTCACCATCGCCACCTATCAGGTGCTCACCACCAAGCGGAAGGGCGTCTACACCCACCTCGAGCTGCTCGACGCCCACGACTGGGGGCTGATCCTCTATGACGAGGTGCACCTGCTCCCCGCGCCCATCTTCCGGATGACGGCGGACCTGCAGGCCCGCCGTCGTCTGGGCCTGACGGCCACGCTGGTACGCGAGGACGGCCGCGAGGACGAGGTCTTCTCCCTCATCGGCCCCAAGCGCTACGACGCCCCCTGGAAGGACATCGAGGCCCAGGGCTACATCGCCCCGGCCGAGTGCATCGAGGTCCGCCTGACCCTGCCGGACCGGGACCGCCTGGTCTACGCCACCGCCGAGCCGGAGGAGAAGTACCGGCTGGCCGCGAGCGCGTCGGGCAAGGTGCGGGTGGTCGAGCAGATCCTCGCCAAGCACGACGGCGAGCAGACCCTGGTGATCGGGCAGTACCTCGACCAGCTCGAGGAGCTCGCCGAGGACCTGGGCGCCCCGCTCATCACCGGGCAGACGTCGGTGACCGAGCGGCAGCGGCTCTTCGACGCGTTCCGCCGCGGGGAGGTCTCGAAGCTGGTGGTCTCCAAGGTCGCCAACTTCTCCATCGATCTGCCCGAGGCGTCGGTGGCCGTGCAGGTGTCCGGCTCGTTCGGCTCCCGCCAGGAGGAGGCGCAGCGCCTGGGCCGGCTCATGCGACCCAAGGCAGACGGAAAGACGGCGCACTTCTACGCCGTCGTCGCCCGTGACACCGTCGACCAGGAGTTCGCCGCGCACCGGCAGCGGTTCCTGGCCGAGCAGGGCTACGCCTACACGATCATCGACGCCGAGGACCTCACCCGGGCCTGA
- a CDS encoding HIT family protein: MSPTGAACAFCRIVAGETTAHVVLQTEHTVAFLDIRPVFKGHTLLVPRRHVATLPDLPPDLAVPFMTSAQALAAAMPAALGAQGSFVAVNNIVSQSVPHLHAHVVPRTKGDGLRGFFWPRTKYADDAEAAAFAARLRSALDARGALGAHEAPERKV, encoded by the coding sequence GTGAGCCCCACCGGCGCCGCGTGCGCCTTCTGCCGGATCGTCGCGGGCGAGACCACCGCGCACGTGGTCCTCCAGACCGAGCACACCGTGGCGTTCCTCGACATCCGGCCCGTCTTCAAGGGCCACACCCTCCTGGTACCCCGCCGCCACGTCGCCACGCTGCCCGACCTGCCGCCGGACCTGGCCGTCCCGTTCATGACCAGCGCCCAGGCACTCGCCGCGGCGATGCCCGCAGCCCTCGGCGCGCAGGGGTCCTTCGTGGCTGTGAACAACATAGTCAGCCAGAGCGTGCCGCACTTGCACGCCCACGTCGTCCCGCGCACCAAGGGCGACGGCCTGCGCGGGTTCTTCTGGCCCCGCACGAAGTACGCCGACGACGCCGAGGCGGCCGCGTTCGCCGCCCGGCTGCGATCGGCTCTCGATGCTCGCGGGGCCCTCGGAGCTCACGAGGCTCCCGAGCGGAAGGTGTGA
- a CDS encoding DUF2237 family protein, giving the protein MAERNVLGGELGECGTDPVTGYYRTGRCSADEGDLGNHSICAVMTAEFLEHQGLNGNDLVTPRPEWLFPGLHPGDRWCVVAVRWLQAYEDSCAAPVVLACTHERALEVVPLELLQQHAVDVPDDPGLLE; this is encoded by the coding sequence ATGGCGGAGCGCAACGTCCTCGGCGGCGAGCTGGGTGAGTGCGGCACGGACCCGGTGACCGGTTACTACCGGACCGGCCGGTGCAGCGCCGACGAGGGCGACCTGGGCAACCACAGCATCTGCGCCGTGATGACCGCGGAGTTCCTCGAGCACCAGGGCCTCAACGGCAACGACCTCGTCACCCCGCGGCCGGAGTGGCTCTTCCCCGGCCTGCACCCCGGCGACCGGTGGTGCGTGGTGGCGGTGCGGTGGCTCCAGGCCTACGAGGACAGCTGCGCCGCGCCGGTCGTGCTCGCGTGCACCCACGAGCGGGCGCTGGAGGTCGTGCCCCTGGAGCTGCTCCAGCAGCACGCGGTCGACGTGCCCGACGACCCCGGGCTCCTCGAGTGA
- a CDS encoding aminotransferase class I/II-fold pyridoxal phosphate-dependent enzyme produces the protein MKKVATRAAVPAFEVMTILDRVAQLRAAGRDVISLCAGEPSGGAPDAVHRLAAQAHTARLDLGYTSALGIRPLREALAAHYRSWYGLDVAPEQVAVTTGSSGAFVLSFLAAFDAGDRVALARPGYPAYRNILRALGCVVVEVDAGPADRFQPTPAVLDAVVAASGPLDGLVLASPANPTGTMVSRAELAGLTAWCSRNGVRLVSDEIYHGITYPADPAAADARGVCAWELDRSALVVSSFSKYWGMTGWRLGWALMPEDLATSIDALAGNVALCPPAPAQLAAVGAFTPDAYAQAEARVAEFARTREVLLGQVDRLGWGPVAPADGAFYLYGDLGDRLGPFADSAAWCRALLEEQGVAVVPGGDFDAVGGGRYVRLSFAAGAEAVTAAVDRIVAFQEAHG, from the coding sequence ATGAAAAAGGTAGCCACGCGGGCGGCGGTGCCGGCGTTCGAGGTGATGACGATCCTGGACCGGGTGGCGCAGCTGCGTGCCGCCGGCCGGGACGTGATCTCCTTGTGCGCGGGCGAGCCGTCGGGTGGGGCGCCCGACGCCGTCCACCGCCTTGCTGCCCAGGCGCACACCGCCCGCCTGGACCTGGGCTACACCAGCGCCCTTGGCATCCGGCCGCTGCGCGAGGCGCTCGCCGCGCACTACCGCTCCTGGTACGGGCTGGACGTCGCACCCGAGCAGGTGGCGGTCACGACCGGCTCGTCCGGTGCCTTCGTGCTCAGCTTCCTCGCCGCCTTCGACGCCGGGGACCGGGTGGCGCTGGCCCGGCCGGGCTACCCCGCCTACCGCAACATCCTGCGGGCGCTGGGCTGCGTGGTGGTCGAGGTGGACGCCGGCCCGGCGGACCGGTTCCAGCCCACACCGGCGGTCCTGGACGCGGTCGTGGCCGCGTCCGGCCCGCTCGACGGGCTGGTCCTCGCCTCGCCCGCCAACCCCACCGGCACCATGGTCAGCCGGGCCGAGCTGGCCGGCCTGACCGCCTGGTGCTCACGCAACGGTGTGCGGCTGGTCAGCGACGAGATCTATCACGGCATCACCTACCCGGCCGACCCCGCCGCGGCCGACGCCCGCGGCGTCTGCGCCTGGGAGCTCGACCGGAGCGCGCTCGTCGTGTCCTCCTTCTCCAAGTACTGGGGGATGACGGGATGGCGGCTCGGCTGGGCCCTCATGCCCGAGGACCTCGCCACGTCGATCGACGCGCTCGCGGGCAACGTCGCCCTCTGCCCGCCGGCGCCGGCCCAGCTCGCCGCCGTCGGCGCCTTCACCCCGGACGCGTACGCGCAGGCCGAGGCCCGCGTGGCCGAGTTCGCCCGGACCCGCGAGGTGCTGCTCGGGCAGGTCGACCGGCTCGGCTGGGGCCCGGTCGCCCCCGCGGACGGCGCGTTCTACCTCTACGGCGACCTCGGCGACCGCCTGGGCCCGTTCGCCGACTCGGCGGCCTGGTGCCGGGCCCTGCTGGAGGAGCAGGGTGTCGCCGTCGTGCCGGGTGGGGACTTCGACGCCGTGGGCGGCGGGCGCTACGTCCGGCTCTCCTTCGCGGCCGGTGCGGAGGCGGTGACCGCGGCCGTGGACCGGATCGTCGCGTTCCAAGAGGCGCACGGCTGA
- a CDS encoding DUF4262 domain-containing protein, with the protein MCWKCDGWSDEDIRKWFLDTIQAVGWAVCGVERGPNSPPFSYTVGLTRFHDHPELVMSGLDGPDAQPLLDELATHVREGHRYRAGDVITSFSSHRYQVLRVNNPRRLAMAQEIYGLRGARQVNGLQVVWSNHAGQWPWDPGWAEGRRTQELFGRPFPAAA; encoded by the coding sequence ATGTGCTGGAAGTGCGACGGGTGGTCCGACGAGGACATCCGCAAGTGGTTCCTGGACACCATCCAGGCGGTGGGGTGGGCCGTGTGTGGCGTCGAGCGCGGGCCGAACAGCCCACCGTTCAGCTACACCGTCGGGCTGACCCGGTTCCACGACCATCCCGAGCTGGTGATGAGCGGGCTGGACGGGCCAGACGCCCAGCCGCTGCTCGACGAGCTTGCCACCCACGTGCGCGAGGGGCACCGGTACCGGGCCGGGGACGTCATCACCAGCTTCAGCAGCCACCGCTACCAGGTGCTGCGGGTCAACAACCCGCGCCGGCTCGCCATGGCGCAGGAGATCTACGGGCTGCGCGGGGCGCGACAGGTGAACGGGCTGCAGGTGGTGTGGAGCAACCACGCGGGGCAGTGGCCGTGGGACCCGGGCTGGGCCGAGGGTCGCCGCACGCAGGAGCTCTTCGGGAGGCCGTTCCCGGCGGCGGCGTGA
- a CDS encoding helicase-associated domain-containing protein translates to MASSTTPRAATATGATLGTALARRDDAGLAALLRARPDLAVPAPSSLTALAARAGTRPSVERALTGLDAAELVVAEAAVALAPLRRPTAVALTRAVGLDAAPAHRRLTDLALLVADLPVPALVDALGPHPAGLGPTLAELGTPPAAPPTTATALKAALRDAPAAAVGVLDALTWGPPVGTVGADHLPDGAAWLLERGILHRLSPTQLVLPREVALAARGGRTHAQPPTPPAPENLRTMPATVVEAEGARAAEEIVRLVGLLLQTWHDTPATVLRTGGIGVRELRRTAGALEIDEAAAAAVAELAAMAGLLTQDGDEAVAWGPSRAALDWLEDPLPVRWAQLAAAWLRSARTPWLVGTRSDPGTLRAALEPTLERGWAMELRGRALRVLADLPAGAGPTPAQVHETLAWHRPRATAPVSTVGAVLREAGRLGLTGAGALTAPGRTLLDGGGLAAVARALERALPEPVGDLLVQGDLTAVVPGRPEPGLADLLSLCAEAESRGAALTVRFTAESVRRALDAGLGADELLAALAERSRTPLPQPLEYLVRDGARRHGQVRVGAAAAYLRVEDAAAAATLVGNPALADLALRTIAPTVLVSPAPPGDVLDALHDAGLAPVLEGPDGAVVLSGLGRSLTSGTTVPAGSPGRLARARSRGRRGGARGLPTFPGAATSTYTRVLDEADLVAVTSRMRTGEERIRRDAARGGEAAPAATDPVHALAVLREAAAAGAMVEIVLVGATGRPERRRVRPVHVDGGRVRVTDVERETEMTVAIHRISAVAAAPGA, encoded by the coding sequence ATGGCTTCCTCGACGACGCCCCGGGCGGCGACCGCGACGGGAGCGACGCTCGGCACGGCGCTGGCCCGGCGCGACGATGCCGGGCTGGCCGCACTGCTCCGCGCGCGCCCCGACCTCGCCGTCCCGGCCCCCTCGTCCCTCACCGCGCTCGCCGCCCGCGCGGGCACCCGGCCGAGCGTCGAGCGGGCCCTGACGGGTCTCGACGCCGCCGAGCTCGTGGTCGCCGAGGCCGCGGTGGCGCTGGCCCCGCTGCGCCGTCCGACGGCGGTGGCCCTGACCAGGGCCGTCGGGCTCGACGCGGCACCAGCACACCGCCGGCTCACCGACCTCGCCCTGCTGGTCGCCGACCTGCCCGTGCCCGCCCTGGTCGACGCCCTCGGGCCGCACCCGGCCGGCCTCGGCCCCACCCTGGCCGAGCTGGGCACCCCACCCGCCGCGCCACCGACCACCGCGACCGCGCTGAAGGCCGCGCTGCGCGACGCCCCGGCCGCCGCCGTCGGTGTCCTCGACGCCCTGACCTGGGGGCCACCGGTCGGCACAGTCGGCGCCGACCACCTGCCCGATGGCGCCGCGTGGCTCCTTGAACGGGGCATCCTGCACCGCCTCTCCCCCACCCAGCTCGTCCTGCCGCGGGAGGTCGCGCTCGCCGCCCGGGGCGGCCGCACCCACGCCCAGCCGCCGACGCCCCCGGCACCGGAGAACCTGAGGACCATGCCGGCGACGGTCGTCGAGGCGGAGGGCGCCCGAGCGGCGGAGGAGATCGTCCGGCTCGTCGGGCTGCTCCTGCAGACCTGGCACGACACCCCCGCCACCGTGCTGCGCACCGGCGGCATCGGGGTGCGCGAGCTGCGCCGCACCGCCGGGGCGCTCGAGATCGACGAGGCCGCTGCCGCCGCGGTGGCCGAGCTGGCCGCCATGGCCGGGCTGCTCACGCAGGACGGCGACGAGGCGGTCGCCTGGGGCCCGTCCCGCGCGGCGCTGGACTGGCTCGAGGACCCGCTGCCCGTGCGGTGGGCGCAGCTGGCGGCCGCGTGGCTGCGCTCCGCGCGCACCCCCTGGCTCGTCGGCACCAGGTCCGACCCCGGCACCCTTCGGGCGGCGCTCGAACCGACCCTCGAACGCGGATGGGCGATGGAGCTGCGCGGCCGGGCCCTGCGGGTCCTCGCCGACCTCCCGGCCGGTGCCGGACCGACCCCGGCACAGGTCCACGAGACGCTCGCCTGGCACCGGCCGCGCGCCACGGCACCGGTCAGCACGGTCGGCGCCGTCCTGCGCGAGGCCGGCCGGCTCGGCCTGACCGGTGCGGGCGCCCTGACGGCGCCGGGCCGGACACTGCTCGACGGCGGCGGGCTGGCCGCCGTCGCTCGGGCGCTGGAGCGGGCGCTGCCGGAGCCCGTGGGCGACCTGCTCGTCCAGGGCGACCTCACCGCCGTCGTGCCCGGCCGGCCAGAACCCGGCCTGGCCGACCTGCTGTCTCTGTGCGCCGAGGCCGAGTCCCGCGGCGCCGCCCTAACCGTCCGGTTCACCGCGGAGTCCGTGCGCCGCGCGCTGGACGCCGGCCTGGGCGCGGACGAGCTGCTCGCGGCCCTCGCCGAGCGCTCCCGCACGCCGCTGCCCCAGCCGCTGGAGTACCTGGTCCGCGACGGCGCCCGCCGGCACGGGCAGGTGCGGGTGGGCGCCGCGGCCGCCTACCTGCGCGTCGAGGACGCTGCGGCCGCGGCCACGCTGGTCGGCAACCCGGCGCTGGCGGACCTGGCGCTGCGCACGATCGCGCCGACCGTCCTGGTCTCGCCCGCCCCGCCGGGCGACGTGCTCGACGCCCTGCACGACGCCGGCCTGGCCCCCGTCCTCGAAGGACCGGACGGGGCCGTGGTGCTCAGCGGCCTCGGCAGGTCCCTTACCTCCGGGACGACGGTGCCCGCCGGCTCCCCGGGCCGCCTCGCCCGGGCCCGCAGCCGCGGCCGGCGCGGCGGTGCCCGGGGGCTGCCCACCTTCCCCGGCGCGGCCACCAGCACATACACCCGCGTCCTCGACGAGGCGGACTTGGTGGCCGTCACGTCCCGGATGCGCACGGGTGAGGAGCGGATCCGCCGGGATGCCGCCCGGGGCGGCGAGGCGGCCCCGGCCGCGACCGACCCCGTCCACGCCCTGGCGGTGCTGCGTGAGGCCGCGGCCGCCGGCGCGATGGTGGAGATCGTGCTCGTCGGTGCCACCGGTCGCCCGGAGCGGCGGCGGGTCCGGCCCGTGCACGTGGACGGCGGCCGGGTCCGCGTGACCGACGTGGAGCGCGAGACCGAGATGACCGTCGCGATCCACCGCATCTCCGCCGTCGCGGCCGCGCCGGGCGCCTAG
- a CDS encoding cold-shock protein encodes MPTGKVKWYDAAKGFGFIAADDGGEVFLHASAMPTGTAPKPGAKVDFGVAEGRRGPQALSVTVLEEPPSVVRAHRKPAEDMVPIVEDLIKALDRTSNSLHRGHYPDNSKQIAQLLRAVADQFDL; translated from the coding sequence GTGCCTACCGGCAAGGTCAAGTGGTACGACGCCGCCAAGGGCTTCGGCTTCATCGCCGCCGATGACGGCGGTGAGGTCTTCCTGCACGCCTCCGCGATGCCCACGGGCACGGCGCCGAAGCCGGGCGCCAAGGTCGACTTCGGGGTGGCCGAGGGCCGTCGCGGCCCGCAGGCGCTCTCGGTCACGGTGCTCGAGGAGCCGCCGTCGGTGGTCCGCGCGCATCGCAAGCCGGCCGAGGACATGGTCCCGATCGTCGAGGACCTCATCAAGGCGCTCGACCGCACCTCCAACTCGCTGCACCGCGGCCACTACCCCGACAACAGCAAGCAGATCGCCCAGCTGCTGCGCGCGGTCGCGGACCAGTTCGACCTCTGA
- a CDS encoding DUF3027 domain-containing protein has translation MPPAIKTPRITARAGKETVLAGAGAIELARNAAEELAQPGQVGEHRGMVVEGERLVTHVFEALVPGYRGWHWAVTVARPPRGRAATVCEVELLPGDGALLAPEWVPWAERLQPGDVGPADALPYLADDPRLEQGYEATGEDADVLAIYELGLGRARVLSTDGRAQALTRWYDGDHGPHAPAAKAAKAPCSTCGFFMKLAGSPRTVFGVCANEWSPDDGRVVSTDHGCGAHSETDAPRPAALWNPSEPVIDERDLEVLSAHAVAPEIVEVADAGAPGEPSEPAEPDLPGQIALEQDAEATADAVPDLDAEPAPSTDVDAPSPSTDVPATSQH, from the coding sequence GTGCCACCTGCCATCAAGACGCCCCGCATCACCGCCCGCGCCGGCAAGGAGACCGTGCTCGCCGGCGCCGGAGCCATCGAGCTCGCCCGCAACGCCGCCGAGGAGCTGGCCCAGCCGGGTCAGGTCGGTGAGCACCGCGGGATGGTGGTCGAGGGTGAACGACTGGTCACCCACGTGTTCGAGGCGCTCGTCCCCGGCTACCGCGGCTGGCACTGGGCCGTGACCGTGGCGCGCCCGCCCCGCGGACGCGCGGCCACGGTGTGCGAGGTGGAGCTGCTGCCCGGCGACGGCGCGCTGCTGGCGCCGGAATGGGTGCCGTGGGCCGAGCGGCTGCAGCCGGGCGACGTCGGCCCTGCCGATGCGCTGCCGTACCTGGCGGACGACCCGCGCCTGGAGCAGGGCTACGAGGCCACCGGCGAGGACGCCGACGTGCTCGCGATCTATGAGCTCGGCCTCGGCCGGGCCCGCGTGCTCTCGACCGACGGTCGCGCCCAGGCGCTGACCCGCTGGTACGACGGCGATCATGGCCCGCACGCGCCCGCCGCGAAGGCGGCCAAGGCGCCGTGCTCCACCTGCGGTTTCTTCATGAAGCTCGCGGGGTCCCCGCGCACCGTCTTCGGGGTGTGCGCGAACGAGTGGTCGCCCGACGACGGCCGGGTGGTCTCGACGGACCACGGCTGCGGGGCCCACTCCGAGACCGACGCGCCCCGGCCCGCCGCGCTGTGGAACCCGTCCGAGCCGGTGATCGACGAGCGCGACCTCGAGGTCCTCAGCGCCCACGCCGTCGCCCCGGAGATCGTCGAGGTCGCCGACGCGGGAGCGCCCGGTGAGCCCAGCGAACCGGCCGAGCCCGACCTGCCCGGCCAGATCGCCCTCGAACAGGACGCCGAGGCCACCGCCGACGCCGTCCCCGACCTCGACGCCGAGCCGGCGCCGAGCACGGACGTCGACGCCCCCTCGCCGAGCACGGACGTGCCGGCGACGTCCCAGCACTGA